The following proteins come from a genomic window of Ferrovibrio sp. MS7:
- a CDS encoding ketosteroid isomerase-related protein, whose translation MTAAATKALIAEYYAAFNALDFDRFLGLLTDDVVHDINQGGREVGREAFRAFLKRMDRSYAEQIVEISISVNDDGSRAAAEFIVLGTYKATDEGLPEATGQTYRLPAGAFFEVKGGKVARITNYYNLQDWLRQVGAA comes from the coding sequence ATGACCGCTGCCGCCACCAAGGCCCTGATCGCCGAGTATTACGCCGCCTTCAACGCGCTGGATTTCGACCGCTTCCTCGGCCTGCTGACGGACGACGTGGTGCATGACATCAACCAGGGTGGCCGCGAAGTGGGCCGCGAGGCCTTCCGCGCCTTCCTCAAGCGCATGGACCGCAGCTATGCCGAGCAGATCGTCGAGATCAGCATCAGCGTGAATGACGACGGCAGCCGCGCCGCCGCCGAATTCATCGTGCTCGGCACCTACAAGGCCACCGATGAAGGCCTGCCGGAAGCGACGGGCCAGACATACCGCCTGCCGGCCGGCGCCTTCTTCGAAGTGAAGGGGGGCAAGGTCGCGCGCATCACCAACTACTACAATCTTCAGGACTGGCTGCGCCAGGTCGGCGCGGCTTAA
- a CDS encoding VOC family protein: MAAPRPFSLRGIDHIVLRSADPARLIAFYIEVVGCTLEHEQPKLGLTHLRAGGQLIDIVDANGPLKKAGDQPVHQPGRNLEHLCLRIEPFDEAALTRHLAAHGISTDPARNRFGNDGEGPSLYFPDPDGNTIEFKGG, translated from the coding sequence ATGGCCGCGCCCCGGCCGTTCAGCCTGCGCGGCATCGACCATATCGTGCTGCGCAGCGCCGATCCGGCCCGCCTGATCGCCTTCTATATCGAGGTGGTCGGCTGCACGCTGGAACACGAGCAGCCGAAGCTTGGCCTGACGCACTTACGTGCCGGTGGCCAGCTTATCGACATTGTCGATGCCAATGGACCGCTGAAGAAAGCCGGCGACCAGCCAGTGCATCAGCCCGGCCGCAACCTCGAGCATCTCTGCCTGCGCATAGAGCCGTTTGATGAGGCGGCGCTGACCCGCCATCTTGCCGCCCATGGCATCAGTACCGATCCGGCGCGCAATCGTTTCGGCAATGACGGCGAAGGCCCGTCGCTGTATTTCCCCGATCCCGACGGCAACACGATAGAATTCAAGGGCGGCTGA
- the grxD gene encoding Grx4 family monothiol glutaredoxin, with translation MTDATVAERIKQDITDNDIVLFMKGTPVFPQCGFSAVVVQVLSHLGVKFKGVDVLSDPSIRQGIKEFSDWPTIPQLYVKGEFVGGCDIVREMYQSGELQQLLEQKGIAYQNA, from the coding sequence ATGACCGACGCGACCGTTGCCGAACGCATCAAGCAGGACATCACCGACAACGACATCGTGCTTTTCATGAAGGGCACGCCGGTCTTCCCGCAATGCGGCTTTTCCGCCGTGGTGGTGCAGGTGCTCTCCCACCTGGGCGTGAAGTTCAAGGGCGTGGACGTGCTGTCCGATCCCTCGATCCGCCAGGGCATCAAGGAATTCTCCGACTGGCCGACGATCCCGCAGCTCTACGTGAAGGGCGAATTCGTCGGCGGCTGCGACATCGTGCGCGAGATGTACCAGTCCGGCGAGCTGCAGCAGCTGCTGGAGCAGAAGGGCATCGCCTACCAGAACGCCTGA
- a CDS encoding BolA family protein: protein MAMDASEIERMIKEALPDAVVRIDDLRGDGDHYAATVTSAAFAGLSRVKQHQLVYAALKGRMGGQLHALALTTQTP from the coding sequence ATGGCAATGGATGCCAGTGAAATCGAGCGCATGATCAAGGAAGCCCTGCCCGATGCGGTGGTGCGGATCGACGACCTGCGCGGTGATGGCGACCATTACGCCGCCACCGTCACCTCCGCCGCCTTCGCCGGCCTGAGCCGCGTGAAGCAGCACCAGCTTGTCTACGCCGCCCTGAAGGGCCGCATGGGCGGCCAGCTTCATGCGCTGGCGCTCACCACCCAGACTCCTTAA
- the purL gene encoding phosphoribosylformylglycinamidine synthase subunit PurL — MGLKPDEYDRVLEIMGREPNQVELGIFSVMWSEHCSYKSSKKWLKTLPTKAPWVICGPGENAGVIDIGDGDAAIFKMESHNHPSFIEPYQGAATGVGGILRDVFTMGARPVANLNALRFGAPEHPKTRHLVAGVVHGIGGYGNCVGVPTVAGEVNFHPSYNGNILVNAMTVGLAKQDKIFYSAAAGLGNPVVYVGSKTGRDGIHGATMASAEFTDDSEEKRPTVQVGDPFTEKLLIEACLELMATDAIVAIQDMGAAGLTSSSFEMASKGGMGINVDLDKVPARETGMTPFEFMLSESQERMLIILKPGSEPQAEAIFKKWELDFAVIGHLTDTGRMVLRFNGEVVGDLPIDPLAQASPEYDRPWVPTPKRDALGPVNHPLTMTAALAKIIGSPDMASRRWIWEQYDHLVRGDTAQIPGGDAAVVRVQDHPKKALAMSVDCTPRYCFADPVEGGKQAVAETWRNITAVGARPLAITDNMNFGNPERPDIMGQFVGAVQGIREACLALDYPVVSGNVSLYNETNGKGILPTPAIGGVGVLDDVATMATLAFKLPGEAVILLGETKGHLGQSIYLREILGREDGPPPPVDLTAERRNGDFVRAQISAGTLSAVHDLSDGGLLPALAEMGLASGIGASIELPANNATGGDAFGAAFGEDQARYIVTCPVAAAETLLLAAKAAGVPARRIGLTGGAELTIAGHGAISLADLRKRHEGWLPAYMDAQAAE, encoded by the coding sequence ATGGGCCTGAAGCCCGATGAATATGACCGCGTGCTCGAGATCATGGGCCGCGAGCCGAACCAGGTCGAACTCGGCATCTTCTCGGTGATGTGGTCGGAGCATTGCTCCTACAAATCCTCGAAGAAGTGGCTCAAGACCCTGCCGACCAAGGCGCCCTGGGTGATCTGCGGCCCGGGCGAGAATGCCGGCGTGATCGATATCGGCGATGGCGATGCCGCCATCTTCAAGATGGAAAGCCACAACCATCCCTCCTTCATCGAGCCCTACCAGGGTGCGGCGACCGGTGTCGGCGGCATCCTGCGCGATGTGTTCACCATGGGCGCGCGGCCCGTCGCCAACCTGAACGCGCTGCGCTTCGGCGCGCCGGAGCATCCCAAGACCCGCCACCTGGTGGCCGGCGTGGTGCATGGCATCGGCGGCTACGGCAATTGCGTCGGCGTGCCGACCGTGGCCGGCGAAGTGAATTTCCATCCCAGCTACAACGGCAACATCCTGGTCAATGCCATGACCGTGGGCCTCGCCAAGCAGGACAAGATCTTCTATTCCGCCGCCGCCGGCCTCGGCAATCCGGTGGTCTATGTCGGTTCCAAGACCGGCCGCGACGGCATCCATGGCGCCACCATGGCGTCTGCCGAATTCACGGATGATTCGGAAGAAAAGCGGCCTACAGTACAAGTCGGCGATCCCTTCACCGAGAAGCTGCTGATCGAAGCCTGCCTCGAACTGATGGCCACCGATGCCATCGTCGCGATCCAGGACATGGGCGCGGCGGGCCTCACCTCGTCGTCGTTCGAGATGGCCTCCAAGGGCGGCATGGGCATCAATGTCGATCTCGACAAGGTGCCGGCGCGCGAGACCGGCATGACGCCGTTCGAATTCATGCTCTCCGAATCCCAGGAGCGCATGCTGATCATCCTCAAGCCGGGCAGCGAGCCGCAGGCCGAGGCGATCTTCAAGAAGTGGGAACTGGATTTCGCGGTGATCGGGCATCTCACCGATACCGGTCGCATGGTGCTGCGCTTCAACGGCGAAGTGGTCGGTGATCTGCCGATTGATCCTCTTGCTCAGGCTTCGCCTGAATATGACAGGCCGTGGGTGCCGACACCGAAGCGCGATGCCCTCGGCCCGGTGAACCACCCCCTGACCATGACGGCGGCTTTGGCCAAGATCATCGGCTCGCCCGATATGGCATCTCGGCGCTGGATCTGGGAGCAGTATGACCATCTGGTGCGCGGCGACACGGCGCAGATTCCCGGAGGGGATGCAGCGGTCGTGCGGGTGCAGGACCATCCGAAGAAGGCGCTGGCGATGAGCGTGGATTGCACGCCGCGCTACTGCTTCGCCGACCCGGTCGAGGGCGGCAAGCAGGCGGTGGCCGAGACCTGGCGCAACATCACCGCCGTCGGCGCCCGGCCGCTGGCGATCACCGACAACATGAATTTCGGCAACCCGGAACGGCCCGACATCATGGGGCAGTTTGTGGGCGCCGTGCAGGGCATCCGCGAGGCCTGCCTGGCGCTGGATTACCCGGTCGTATCGGGCAACGTGTCGCTCTACAACGAGACCAACGGCAAGGGCATCCTGCCGACCCCGGCCATCGGCGGCGTCGGCGTGCTGGACGACGTGGCGACCATGGCCACCCTGGCCTTCAAGCTGCCCGGCGAAGCGGTGATCCTGCTGGGTGAGACGAAAGGCCATTTGGGCCAGTCGATCTATCTGCGCGAAATATTGGGCCGCGAAGACGGCCCGCCGCCGCCGGTCGACCTGACCGCCGAGCGCCGCAACGGCGACTTCGTCCGCGCCCAGATCAGCGCCGGCACGCTCTCGGCGGTGCATGACCTCTCCGATGGCGGCCTGCTGCCGGCCCTGGCCGAAATGGGCCTGGCTTCCGGCATCGGCGCCAGCATTGAATTGCCGGCCAATAATGCTACAGGGGGCGACGCCTTTGGCGCGGCTTTCGGCGAGGATCAGGCCCGCTATATCGTCACCTGCCCGGTTGCGGCGGCGGAAACCCTGCTGCTTGCTGCCAAAGCGGCCGGCGTGCCGGCGCGGCGGATCGGCCTCACCGGGGGGGCGGAATTGACTATTGCCGGCCATGGCGCCATATCCTTGGCCGACCTGCGCAAACGCCATGAAGGCTGGTTGCCGGCCTACATGGACGCCCAGGCTGCAGAGTAA
- the purQ gene encoding phosphoribosylformylglycinamidine synthase subunit PurQ, giving the protein MKAGIVVFPGSNRDRDMKIALTKAANGKAPLEIWHGDADFPKLDLIVLPGGFSYGDYLRCGAMAAHSPAMREVKKRAEQGTRILAVCNGFQIACEAGLLPGVLMSNAGLKFICKDVYLRIETTNSVFTNAYRQGQTIRVPVAHHDGNYNADADTVKRLEDEDRVAFRYADALGNVAPETNLNGSVKNIAGIYNKERNVLGLMPHPENATDPTCGGMDGFGLFKGLAEKLS; this is encoded by the coding sequence ATGAAAGCCGGCATCGTCGTCTTCCCCGGGTCCAACCGCGACCGCGACATGAAAATAGCGCTGACCAAGGCCGCCAACGGCAAGGCGCCGCTGGAAATCTGGCATGGTGACGCCGATTTCCCGAAGCTGGACCTGATCGTGCTGCCGGGCGGCTTCTCCTACGGCGATTACCTGCGCTGCGGCGCCATGGCGGCGCATTCGCCGGCCATGCGCGAGGTGAAGAAGCGCGCCGAACAGGGCACCCGCATCCTGGCGGTGTGCAACGGTTTCCAGATCGCCTGCGAGGCCGGGCTGCTGCCGGGCGTGCTGATGAGCAATGCCGGCCTGAAGTTCATATGCAAGGACGTCTACCTGCGCATCGAGACCACCAACAGCGTGTTCACCAATGCCTACCGCCAGGGCCAGACCATCCGCGTGCCGGTGGCGCACCATGACGGCAACTACAATGCCGATGCCGACACCGTGAAGCGGCTGGAAGACGAAGACCGCGTTGCTTTCCGCTATGCCGATGCCCTGGGCAATGTGGCGCCGGAAACCAACCTCAATGGTTCGGTGAAGAACATCGCCGGCATCTACAACAAGGAACGCAACGTGCTGGGCCTGATGCCGCATCCGGAAAACGCCACCGACCCGACCTGCGGCGGCATGGATGGCTTCGGCCTGTTCAAGGGATTGGCGGAGAAGTTGTCGTGA
- the purS gene encoding phosphoribosylformylglycinamidine synthase subunit PurS gives MKARVHVSLKNGVLDPQGRAIGQALHSLGFQGVTEVRQGKLIELDIGEPLKSKPKAEIEAAVKDMAQKLLANTVIENYSVELIG, from the coding sequence ATGAAAGCCCGCGTCCATGTTAGCCTGAAGAACGGCGTGCTTGATCCCCAGGGCCGCGCCATCGGCCAGGCCTTGCACAGCCTCGGCTTCCAGGGCGTCACCGAGGTGCGCCAGGGCAAGCTGATCGAGCTGGATATCGGCGAGCCGCTGAAGAGCAAGCCCAAGGCCGAGATTGAGGCCGCGGTGAAGGACATGGCGCAGAAGCTGCTCGCCAACACCGTGATCGAGAATTACTCGGTCGAACTGATCGGCTGA
- the purC gene encoding phosphoribosylaminoimidazolesuccinocarboxamide synthase, with the protein MTRRRQVYEGKAKVLFEGPEPGTLVQYFKDDATAFNNKKKGTITGKGVLNNRISEYLMTRLGEVGIPTHFLRRLNMREQLIKEVEIVPLEVVVRNVAAGSLATRLGVAEGTTLPRSIVEFYYKNDELGDPMVSEEHITCFGWASPQEIDEMMHLALRVNDFLTGLFLGIGIRLVDFKLEFGRWWQGEDMRIILADEISPDSARLWDVKTNEKMDKDRFRRDLGNVAEAYQEVARRLGILLEGGPRDIKGPETMQ; encoded by the coding sequence ATGACCCGCCGCAGACAGGTTTACGAGGGCAAGGCCAAGGTCCTGTTCGAGGGTCCCGAGCCGGGCACTCTGGTGCAGTATTTCAAAGACGACGCCACCGCCTTCAACAATAAGAAGAAGGGCACGATCACCGGCAAGGGCGTGCTCAACAACCGCATCTCGGAATACCTGATGACGCGGCTGGGCGAAGTGGGCATCCCGACGCATTTCCTGCGCCGGCTGAACATGCGCGAGCAGCTCATCAAGGAAGTCGAGATCGTGCCGCTGGAAGTGGTGGTGCGCAATGTCGCCGCCGGTTCGCTGGCGACCCGGCTCGGCGTTGCCGAGGGCACCACGCTGCCGCGTTCCATCGTCGAGTTCTATTACAAGAATGACGAACTCGGCGACCCGATGGTGTCGGAAGAGCATATCACCTGCTTCGGCTGGGCCAGCCCGCAGGAAATCGACGAGATGATGCATCTGGCGCTGCGGGTGAACGATTTCCTCACCGGCCTGTTCCTCGGCATCGGTATCCGCCTGGTGGATTTCAAGCTGGAATTCGGCCGCTGGTGGCAGGGCGAGGACATGCGCATCATCCTGGCCGACGAGATCAGCCCGGATTCCGCGCGGCTGTGGGACGTCAAGACCAACGAGAAGATGGACAAGGACCGCTTCCGCCGCGATCTCGGCAATGTCGCCGAGGCCTACCAGGAAGTGGCGCGCCGCCTCGGCATCCTGCTGGAAGGCGGACCCCGCGACATCAAGGGGCCTGAGACCATGCAGTAA
- a CDS encoding DUF1476 domain-containing protein, translating into MTSFDDRKDAFEKKHAHDQETAFKITARRNKLLGLWVAEHLGLAGDAAEKYAKDVVAADFEEAGDEDVIRKVLADLKGKADVSEHRVRNKLVELADEARKQITG; encoded by the coding sequence ATGACCAGTTTTGACGACCGCAAGGACGCTTTCGAGAAGAAGCACGCCCACGACCAGGAAACCGCGTTCAAGATCACCGCGCGGCGCAACAAGCTGCTCGGCCTGTGGGTCGCCGAGCATCTCGGGCTGGCCGGCGACGCGGCGGAAAAGTATGCCAAGGACGTGGTGGCGGCCGATTTCGAGGAAGCCGGCGACGAGGACGTGATCCGCAAGGTGCTGGCCGACCTCAAGGGCAAGGCCGACGTCTCGGAACACCGCGTGCGCAACAAGCTGGTTGAGCTGGCCGACGAAGCCCGCAAGCAGATCACCGGCTAA
- a CDS encoding multicopper oxidase family protein, translated as MQTRRDILRHGSVGLLTLAAAPLLAQAQAQEGSVRRYRLIAQEVSRRLLGEDRPETPLWAYNGMLPGPPLQARQGEILEVEVENRLPQPTTVHWHGIRLPLAMDGVPGLSQEPIAPGGSFTYRFTLPDAGTYWYHPHWASSEQVGRGLYGALVVAEAKDYAGADREMVWVLSDLRLDAQARIVGGFSNPMDASHGGRLGNTALLNGELARSVALAAGERLRLRLLNTANARIFSLRFQGHNPWLVALDGHPVPPRRLADDEATLLGPGMRADLILDATGKPGERFAVNDIDQDGRGYRLLHLDYAAAAVSSRAGFGGPVRPLPPNPVAEPDLARAERLELSMAGGAMGQIAEASVHGHRMSLRDAFRQHGVAWTFNGQAMPSPERNGLERNGLQQASHAGLGAPLFDLKLGRSYILAVRNDTVWPHPLHLHGHAFRLLSRNGRPEPARPFHDTVLIQPGEIAELAFVADNPGDWMLHCHILEHQAAGMMAVVRVA; from the coding sequence ATGCAAACCCGCCGCGACATCCTGCGCCATGGTTCAGTCGGCCTGCTGACGTTGGCCGCCGCGCCGCTGCTGGCCCAGGCCCAGGCCCAGGAAGGCAGCGTGCGGCGCTATCGTCTGATCGCGCAGGAAGTCAGCCGGCGCCTGCTGGGCGAAGACCGGCCGGAAACGCCGCTTTGGGCCTATAACGGGATGCTGCCCGGCCCGCCGCTGCAGGCCCGCCAGGGCGAGATCCTGGAAGTGGAAGTGGAAAACCGGCTGCCGCAGCCGACCACGGTGCATTGGCATGGCATCCGCCTGCCGCTCGCCATGGATGGCGTACCTGGCCTGAGCCAGGAACCGATCGCGCCGGGCGGCAGCTTCACCTACCGCTTCACCCTGCCCGATGCCGGCACCTACTGGTATCACCCGCACTGGGCTTCGTCGGAACAGGTCGGGCGCGGCCTGTATGGCGCCCTGGTGGTCGCCGAGGCCAAAGACTATGCCGGGGCCGACCGCGAAATGGTCTGGGTGTTGAGCGACCTGCGGCTGGATGCCCAGGCCCGTATCGTTGGCGGTTTCAGCAACCCGATGGATGCCAGCCATGGCGGCCGCCTGGGCAACACCGCCCTGCTGAACGGCGAACTGGCACGCAGCGTGGCGCTGGCGGCTGGCGAGCGGCTTCGCCTGCGGCTGCTGAACACCGCCAATGCCCGCATTTTTTCACTGCGATTCCAAGGGCATAACCCGTGGCTGGTGGCGCTGGACGGCCATCCCGTGCCGCCCCGCCGGCTGGCCGATGACGAAGCCACCCTGCTCGGCCCCGGCATGCGCGCCGACCTGATCCTGGATGCCACCGGCAAGCCCGGCGAACGCTTTGCCGTCAACGATATCGACCAGGATGGCCGCGGCTACCGCCTGCTCCACCTGGATTATGCAGCGGCTGCGGTATCGTCGCGGGCGGGTTTCGGCGGCCCGGTGCGCCCGTTGCCGCCCAATCCGGTGGCGGAGCCCGACCTGGCCCGCGCCGAGCGGCTGGAGCTGAGCATGGCCGGCGGCGCCATGGGCCAGATTGCGGAGGCCAGCGTGCATGGCCACAGGATGAGCCTGCGCGATGCCTTCCGCCAGCATGGCGTCGCCTGGACCTTCAACGGCCAGGCGATGCCCAGCCCGGAACGGAACGGTCTTGAACGGAATGGCCTGCAACAGGCCAGCCATGCCGGCCTTGGCGCGCCGCTTTTTGACCTGAAACTTGGCCGCAGCTACATCCTGGCCGTGCGCAACGATACGGTCTGGCCGCATCCGCTGCATCTGCATGGCCATGCTTTCCGGCTGCTGAGCCGCAACGGCCGGCCAGAGCCGGCGCGGCCCTTTCACGACACGGTGCTGATACAGCCGGGCGAAATCGCGGAACTGGCCTTCGTCGCCGACAATCCCGGCGACTGGATGCTCCATTGTCACATCCTGGAGCACCAGGCCGCCGGCATGATGGCGGTGGTACGGGTAGCCTGA
- a CDS encoding adenylate/guanylate cyclase domain-containing protein, which produces MTRAAGKVEGAYGRLKLLSGLVLFTFLGTHLLNHALGLIALDAAEAGAVWFKALWRNPLGTLVLYTAFLLHPLLALFNWLRRGHYRGLPWQAWTQLLLGLCLPPLVILHIVGTRGLAASHGFNDSYAALMTTLFVQDPLLGLRQNLMLLIAWGHGCIGVYYWLRLKPAFERLWPLLFAAALLLPACAMLGYLSMGRAVRFMLRDPDWYAAFIDSLNYPGEAAVAAAYRVAEWGQMGSAGLLLAALLGRVLWGLIRRRHGEVTLTYPGGRHWRGNAGSLSLLEASRAIGFPHAAVCGGQGRCSTCRVKLSGPGMAMLPPPSDSEAAVLERIAAPPGVRLACQVTPRGDLTVVPLLPAGAGPRAAYGGGMTALAQGSERRIAILFCDLRGFTQFSEARLPFDVVFVLNQYFKAMGEAVEASGGRLDKFIGDGVMALFGLENTPADACRQALVAADAMGRALAQLNETLRASLGQVNREAPELLRIGIGIHCGRVIVGEMGHGRATGLTAVGDAVNTASRLESATKDFAAELVVSAEVTQRAGLSPADLEAQGWREETVTLRGKSEALQVFVRERLARQ; this is translated from the coding sequence ATGACCAGGGCGGCAGGCAAAGTCGAGGGGGCTTATGGGCGGCTGAAGCTGCTCAGCGGCCTGGTGCTGTTCACCTTCCTCGGCACCCATCTGCTCAACCACGCGCTCGGCCTGATCGCGCTCGATGCGGCGGAAGCCGGCGCGGTGTGGTTCAAGGCGCTGTGGCGCAACCCGCTCGGCACCCTGGTGCTTTACACGGCTTTCCTGCTGCATCCGCTGCTGGCGTTGTTCAACTGGCTGCGGCGCGGCCATTACCGCGGCCTGCCCTGGCAGGCCTGGACGCAATTGCTGCTCGGTCTCTGCCTGCCGCCGCTGGTCATCCTGCATATCGTCGGCACCCGTGGCCTGGCCGCCAGCCACGGTTTCAACGACAGCTATGCCGCGCTGATGACCACTTTGTTCGTGCAGGATCCGCTGCTCGGCCTGCGCCAGAACCTGATGCTGCTGATCGCCTGGGGCCATGGCTGCATCGGCGTGTATTACTGGCTGCGGCTGAAGCCGGCCTTCGAGCGGCTATGGCCGCTGCTATTCGCCGCCGCTTTGCTGCTGCCGGCCTGCGCCATGCTCGGCTATCTCTCCATGGGCCGCGCCGTGCGCTTCATGCTGCGCGACCCGGACTGGTACGCGGCCTTCATCGACAGCCTGAATTATCCCGGCGAGGCGGCGGTGGCCGCTGCCTATCGCGTCGCCGAATGGGGCCAGATGGGTTCCGCCGGGCTGCTGCTCGCCGCCCTGCTTGGCCGTGTGCTGTGGGGGCTGATCCGCCGCCGCCATGGCGAAGTGACCCTGACCTATCCCGGTGGCCGCCATTGGCGCGGTAATGCCGGCAGCCTCAGCCTGCTGGAAGCCAGCCGCGCCATCGGCTTTCCTCATGCCGCCGTCTGCGGCGGCCAGGGCCGCTGCTCGACTTGTCGGGTAAAACTGTCTGGCCCCGGCATGGCAATGCTGCCGCCGCCATCCGACAGCGAGGCGGCGGTGCTGGAACGCATCGCGGCACCGCCGGGCGTGCGGCTGGCCTGCCAGGTGACGCCACGCGGCGACCTTACCGTGGTGCCACTGCTGCCGGCCGGCGCCGGGCCGCGCGCCGCCTATGGCGGCGGCATGACCGCGCTGGCGCAGGGCTCGGAACGGCGCATCGCCATCCTGTTCTGCGACCTGCGCGGCTTCACGCAATTCTCCGAGGCGCGGCTGCCGTTCGACGTGGTGTTCGTGCTGAATCAGTATTTCAAGGCCATGGGCGAAGCGGTGGAAGCTTCCGGCGGCCGGCTCGACAAGTTCATCGGCGACGGCGTGATGGCTTTGTTCGGCCTCGAGAACACGCCGGCCGATGCCTGCCGCCAGGCGCTCGTCGCTGCCGATGCCATGGGCCGCGCCCTGGCGCAGTTGAACGAGACGCTGCGCGCCTCGCTGGGGCAGGTGAACCGGGAGGCGCCGGAGCTTTTGCGTATCGGCATCGGCATCCATTGCGGCCGTGTCATCGTCGGCGAGATGGGCCATGGCCGCGCCACCGGCCTGACCGCCGTGGGCGATGCGGTGAACACCGCCAGCCGGCTGGAAAGCGCCACCAAGGATTTCGCCGCCGAACTGGTGGTGTCGGCGGAAGTGACGCAGCGCGCCGGTCTCAGCCCGGCCGACCTTGAGGCCCAGGGCTGGCGCGAGGAAACCGTGACCTTGCGGGGCAAGAGCGAGGCTTTGCAGGTATTCGTGCGCGAGCGGCTGGCGCGGCAGTAA
- a CDS encoding DUF1003 domain-containing protein, giving the protein MSQTLSHSSDHDLLDELRRRRRARRQHLPLAPEETNGLPSAAPRSLGEKLADLVADRVGSWGFVVSQSLVLALWIIGNAWFGRGAWDPYPFILLNLLLSFQAAYTAPIIMMSQNRMAGIDRRRAEQDYQVNVKAELEIELLHQKIDLLREQEILALTKAVTALTAQLETRSSGPA; this is encoded by the coding sequence ATGTCCCAGACCTTGAGTCACAGCAGCGACCATGACCTGCTGGATGAACTGCGCCGCCGCCGCCGGGCGCGTCGCCAGCATCTGCCGCTGGCGCCGGAGGAAACCAACGGCCTGCCCTCCGCCGCGCCGCGCAGCCTGGGCGAAAAGCTCGCCGATCTGGTGGCCGACCGTGTCGGTTCCTGGGGCTTCGTGGTCAGCCAGAGCCTGGTGCTGGCGCTCTGGATCATCGGCAATGCCTGGTTCGGCCGAGGCGCGTGGGATCCTTATCCCTTCATCCTGCTGAACCTGCTGCTGTCGTTCCAGGCCGCCTACACGGCGCCGATCATCATGATGAGCCAGAACCGCATGGCCGGGATCGACCGCCGCCGCGCCGAGCAGGATTACCAGGTGAATGTGAAGGCGGAACTGGAGATCGAACTGCTGCACCAGAAGATCGACCTGCTGCGCGAGCAGGAGATCCTGGCGCTGACCAAGGCGGTGACGGCGCTGACAGCACAGCTTGAGACACGGTCGAGCGGCCCAGCCTGA
- the hemP gene encoding hemin uptake protein HemP: protein MNAATEPKGPGNQIDAAISGHKDMPPRLDARRLFGAAREVIIEHEGADYRLRLTANGKLILTK from the coding sequence ATGAACGCTGCCACCGAGCCGAAAGGGCCGGGAAATCAGATAGATGCTGCCATTTCGGGGCATAAGGACATGCCGCCGCGCCTGGATGCGCGCCGGCTGTTCGGGGCTGCCCGGGAAGTCATCATCGAACATGAAGGCGCGGATTACCGTTTGCGGCTGACCGCGAACGGCAAGCTTATCCTGACCAAATAA